The genomic interval CCTTCATGGCTCAGATGCCAGAGATTCCCATCCATGGAATAGGGACGTTTCTTGGTGACCGGGACCTCGATCCCATGCCTCTCGGCGTAGTCGATGGCGTCCTCCCGGGACCGGATGTCCCACTCCCGCCAGGGCGCGATGATCTTGAGGTGCGGGGCCAAGGCCATGACCGTCAACTCGAAGCGGACCTGGTCATTCCCTTTGCCGGTGGCGCCGTGGCAGATGGCGTCAGCCCCTTCTTTCAAGGCTGTTTCCACGAGCCCCTTGGCGATGACCGGCCGGGCCAGGGACGTGCCCAGGAGATAGACCCCTTCGTATTTGGCCTGGGCCCGGAGGGCCGGGAAACAGTATTGTTCGAGGAATTCCTTGCGCTGGTCCCTGACGACCGCCTTGATGGCCCCGGTGCGTAGGGCCTTGGCGCGGGCGGGCTCCACTTCCTTGCCTTGACCCACGTCGGAAATGAAGGCCACCACTTGGCAGCCGTAGTTCTCCTTGAGCCATGGGATGATGACGGAGGTATCCAACCCTCCCGAATAGGCCAGGATGACCTTTTTCACATGTTGTCCCATCTTATTTCCCCTTTTTCCCCATCAAGGTGACCAACAGCGCCTTTTGGGCGTGCATACGGTTCTCGGCCTGGTCCCAGACCCGGGACCGCGGACCTTCCAGGACCCCCGCCGAAACCTCTTCCCCACGGTGGGCCGGAAGGCAATGCAGGAAGATGGCCTTGGGGGCTTCTCCCATCAATCGTTCGTTCACTTGGTAGCCTTGGAAGGCCTTGAGCCGCATTTGGTTCTCGGCTTCCTGACCCATGCTGGTCCAAACATCGGTATAGACCCAATCGGCGCCCCGGACCGAACCGGCGACCTTCTCGGTGGTCTCGAACTTGGAACCCGTGGTTTTGCCTTCCTTTTGGACCTGGGCCAGGACCTTCGCATCGGGCCGGTAACCCGGGGGACAGACAAGCCGCAAGTGCATACCGACCTTGGCGCAAGCTTCCATGAGGCTATGGGCCACGTTGTTGCCGTCGCCTACATAGACCCCTTGGAGCCCACGGAGCTTTCCATAGTGTTCTTGGATGGTCAAAAGGTCCGCCAAGGCCTGGCAGGGATGATGGCTGTCGCTCAAGCCATTTATGACGGGGACGGTGGCGTGTTCGGCCAGTTCCTCGACGGTCGCTTGGGAAAAGGTGCGGATCATGATGCCTTGGACGAAGCGGGAGAGGACCCGGGCCGTGTCCGG from bacterium carries:
- the argF gene encoding ornithine carbamoyltransferase → MASRHFLTLTDHSPKEIQGLLALAGRIKKSPARFSTALKGQCLAMIFEKNSTRTRVSFEVGMAQLGGHALFLGKQDIQMGKSETVPDTARVLSRFVQGIMIRTFSQATVEELAEHATVPVINGLSDSHHPCQALADLLTIQEHYGKLRGLQGVYVGDGNNVAHSLMEACAKVGMHLRLVCPPGYRPDAKVLAQVQKEGKTTGSKFETTEKVAGSVRGADWVYTDVWTSMGQEAENQMRLKAFQGYQVNERLMGEAPKAIFLHCLPAHRGEEVSAGVLEGPRSRVWDQAENRMHAQKALLVTLMGKKGK